A single Candidatus Beckwithbacteria bacterium DNA region contains:
- a CDS encoding UDP-glucose/GDP-mannose dehydrogenase family protein, giving the protein MNIAVIGTGYVGIVSAVVYADFGNQVWGVDIDPKRVETLKKGIPPIHEPRLDEFLQRGLKAKRLHFTSSYQEALDNCQIVFICVGTPQSDSGKVDLRYVETAVESIAKALKQPTTIVLKSTVPPGIHKHLTKILDQHTKVAYEFASAPEFLREGSAITDTVHPSRIVIGVASQKAKDDLLDIHKSLPGERIVTDVVSAQMIKYAANSLLATKISFVNGIARICDLLGADVTDVMKGVGTDPRIGNQFLSPGLGFGGSCFPKDIKGLYYLAKDAGYDFELLKTVDQINDSQVAYVISKIEKKYGSLQGKQIAIWGLAFKPDTDDMREARSVTLINLLLQKGAKVSAYDPIATAISKTIFGDKISFADSPAEAAKEADAIFLVTEWNEFKEVDFAQIKKDMKGDLLVDGRNMYDPQELKKLGFSYVGVGRD; this is encoded by the coding sequence ATGAATATTGCTGTTATTGGAACTGGTTATGTTGGTATTGTTTCGGCAGTTGTCTATGCCGATTTTGGTAACCAAGTCTGGGGAGTGGATATTGATCCTAAACGGGTTGAAACTTTAAAAAAAGGCATTCCTCCTATTCACGAGCCCAGACTCGATGAATTTTTGCAACGGGGTCTTAAAGCTAAACGACTTCATTTTACTAGTTCATATCAAGAAGCTTTGGATAATTGTCAAATTGTCTTTATTTGTGTAGGAACACCCCAGTCTGACAGTGGCAAAGTGGATTTGCGTTATGTAGAGACAGCGGTAGAGTCCATTGCCAAAGCTTTGAAACAGCCAACTACGATTGTGTTAAAAAGCACAGTGCCGCCTGGGATTCACAAACACCTAACCAAAATATTGGACCAGCATACTAAAGTAGCTTATGAATTTGCCTCAGCTCCGGAATTTTTGCGCGAAGGTTCAGCTATTACCGATACTGTTCATCCTTCGCGAATTGTGATTGGAGTAGCCAGTCAAAAGGCCAAAGATGATTTGTTGGATATCCATAAATCTTTGCCTGGTGAACGGATTGTAACTGATGTAGTTTCGGCTCAAATGATTAAATATGCAGCCAATAGTTTGCTGGCTACCAAAATCTCTTTTGTCAATGGCATTGCCCGGATTTGCGATCTACTAGGAGCAGATGTAACTGATGTCATGAAGGGAGTAGGGACTGATCCACGGATTGGTAACCAATTTTTAAGTCCAGGTTTAGGTTTTGGTGGATCTTGCTTTCCTAAAGATATTAAAGGTCTTTACTATCTGGCTAAAGACGCTGGCTATGATTTTGAACTTTTAAAAACTGTTGATCAAATCAATGACAGCCAAGTGGCTTATGTAATTTCTAAAATTGAGAAAAAATACGGCTCTTTGCAAGGCAAACAAATTGCTATTTGGGGCTTGGCCTTTAAACCAGATACTGATGATATGAGAGAGGCTAGATCAGTTACTCTAATAAACCTTTTATTACAAAAAGGAGCTAAAGTCTCAGCTTATGATCCAATTGCTACTGCCATATCAAAAACTATTTTTGGAGACAAAATCAGCTTTGCTGATTCGCCTGCTGAAGCAGCTAAGGAAGCTGACGCGATTTTTCTAGTAACCGAATGGAATGAGTTTAAAGAAGTCGATTTTGCCCAAATTAAAAAAGATATGAAAGGCGACTTACTCGTTGATGGGCGAAATATGTATGATCCACAGGAGCTTAAAAAACTTGGCTTTAGCTATGTGGGAGTGGGTCGAGATTAA